A region of the Serinicoccus profundi genome:
GACCATGGCCCGGTCCCGGTGGGTGCGCAGGGCGCCGGTGAGGGCGTCGACCTCGGCTGGGGCCAGGATCTGCGGCAGGGACCGGACCCGCCTGGTCAACGGCACGCCCTGGGAGGGCCGGGATCTCTCCCGGCGGGTCGGCAGCCCCCGGGGAACCGGGTTGGTGACCACGTCCCCGCGGACCTGCAAGAAGGCGTAGAACCCGGAGATCGTGGAGACCCGCCGGGCGATCGTGGCCGGCCCGACCCCGCCACCACCGTGCCGGGGCAGGCCCTGGACGACGCCGGCGGGCCGGCCGGTGCGCTGGGCGGTGATGAAGGCGAGCACGTCGGCCGGGACCGCCTCGGTCGGGTCCTTGCCGAGCACGCCCAGGAAGATCCTCAGGTCGTACGCCGCGGCCAGGACCGTGTTCGGCCGGCACCGCCCGGACAGGAAGTCCAGGTAGTCGTCCGCGCAGGCGACCCCGACCCGCAGCAGCACCTCACCCGAGGGCCCTCGCGACCTGACCAGACACGGATCCAGACCCGACATGTCACGACCTCCCGGTCCCTCGACCATCAGCCACACCGGCTGGTCGAAATCTCCCGGAAGATCACGTGCATAACAAGCAGATCCGGACGTTTCTCGCCTGCCCCGGGGAACAGGGTGAGTTCGTCATGCGTCCGATTACCATGATCAGGACCCGTGTTCGCGTAGCCGCAACGATGTCGGTCACGGTGCTGTTGGTTGGGGGCTGCGGTGACGTCTCGCGGGAGGGAACCCCAGGTGTGTCGGCCCCACCTGGCACGGTCGTTCAGGTTCACAAGGACGTGGCGTTCTACCCGGCTTGCGGCAACGAGGTGCTCAACTTGAATGGGACCAAGTGGTACCAGCTCCTTCCAGAAGAGCAGCGGGCATTGCGCGAGGACCCTGACGATGCGGACTCGATGGGTCCCGCTTTGCCGGAGGCGTTCATGATCGTCCGTAGCTCCGCGCCTCCGTTGCCAGGACCGCAGCGGACGCCGTCCCTCGGCATCCATGTTCCGGCTGTCGTTGCGCCCGGGAGAGGTGACGACATTGGTGACGTGACTGTCTTCGGCGACGGCCTCGCTCGCTTCGAGTCCGACAGCGGGGACCTGACGACTTGGCTAACCCGGGAGAAGCGCACCTACAACTGGGTCTGCTGACCGCCTCAGGTCGACAGGCGCTTAAGTCCGTCGAGGAGCACCCCGCGGCATGCGGCAGTAGCGCGCACTGGATGAAGGCCCGCCGTGCCAGACTCGGGCATGCCTGACCAGCGCCTGCACACCCTTGTCGCCGTTAACGGGCTCTCCGCATTTGAGCGGGGCGTGTGCTGATTTCATGCTGCTGGTCTCTGCCCTCGGGTGAGGGCGATGTGGACCATGATGCGCCTTCGGTAGTTGTCCATGTTGGTGAAGCCGCATCCGACACGCTTGGTTTGCTTGATGATCCGGTTGAAGCCCTCGGTGCGGGCGTTGGTCACGTCCTCGGTGAGCGCGACGAGCACCGCTGGCCACCAGGTGTCGATCGTGGTCGCCAGGCGGCTGGTTTCCTCCATGTCGGCGCGGGCGGCGGCGTCGTAGAAGTCGTACAGCCTGCGCCGGATCTGGTGCGGCTGGTGTTCGGCCAGCAGCAGGCGCAGGCGTTCCTTGACGGCATGCGCGGCGGCGATCTCGTTGGTCGGATCCTCGGGGGCGAGGGCGGGGTTGAACCGGGCCTTTTGCTTGACGGTGAGGTGCTCGTAGCCGGTGAGCAGCAGTTGCCGGCTGGCCCAGACTTTGTCGGTGGCGGTGCCGCGGCGGCCGTGCAGTTGCCGGGTGATTCGTTGACGGACCTGGGTGACCATGAGGTTGGCGAGGGCGACGAGATGCCACTTGTCGACTGCGATCCGCGCGTCCGGCAGGGCGGTGCGGATCCCGTTCGACAGGTACAACAGCGCCCGCCCGGGGGGTGTCAGATGGTCTGTGTAAGTGCCGGGTCTCCGACCGAGAAGGAGATTGACTGTGAGCATGACGCACGACGAGATGAGGGCCGAGGATCTGGACCAGGTCGAGGTGGAGCATCGGGCCGCGGCTGCGCGGCTGCGTGAGGAGTTCTTCGACGACGAGCTGGTCGACAAGTTGCTCGCGGCGACCGGTGAGCGCGGGGTGTCCTTGACCGGGGCCGGTGGCTTCCTGCCCGAGATGATCAAGACCGTCCTGGAGCGCGGCATGGGAGCCGAGCTGACCGACCACCTCGGGTACGCCAAGGGCGACGCGGCCGGCCGAGGTTCGGGGAACTCCCGCAACGGCACGACCCCCAAGACGGTGGGCACCGAGGTCGGTGACATCGCCCTGGACCAGCCGAGGGACCGCAACTCCACGTTCTCCTCGGCGCTGGTGCCCAAGGGCGCCCGCCGCCTCGGCGGGCTGGAGGACATGATCATCTCCCTGTACGCCGGCGGGATGACCGTTCGCGACATCCAGCATCATCTGGGCGCGACGCTGGGCACCGAGCTGAGCCACGAGACGATCAGCAACGTCACCGACGCCGTGCTCGAGGAGGTCAAGGCCTGGCAGTCCCGCCCGCTGGAGGCGTTCTACCCGGTGATCTACCTCGACGCCCTGGTGGTCAAGGTCCGCGACGGGTCGCACGTGACCAACCGCTCGGCGCACGTGGCCGTCGGCGTCGACATGGACGGCGTCAAGCACGTCCTGGGCATTTGGGTCCAGGCCACCGAGGGCGCCAAGTTCTGGGCCGGCGTGTGCGCCCAGCTGGCCAACCGCGGCGTCAAGGACGTGCTCATCGTCTGCTGCGACGGGCTGACCGGCCTGGCCGAGGCGATCGAGGCGACCTGGCCGCACGCGATGGTGCAGACCTGCGTGGTGCACCTGATCCGGGCCTCGATGCGGTTCGTCTCCTACGCCGACCGCAAGGCCGTCGCCGCGATGCTGCGCCCGATCTACACCGCCGCTGACGAGGACGCAGCGCTCATGGCGCTGGCCGCCTTCGCCGACTCCAACCTGGGCAAGAAGTACCCCGCTGCGGTCGCCACCTGGGAGAACGCCTGGGACCGGTTCATCCCCTTCCTGGCGTTCGGGCCCGCGCTGCGCAAGGTCATCTACACGACCAACAGCATCGAGAGCCTGAACTACCAGCTGCGCAAGATCATCAAGAACCGCGGCCACTTCCCCAGCGACGAGGCCGTGATCAAGCTGCTCTGGCTGGCAATCATGAACATCGAGGACAAACGAGCCCGAGAACGAGCCAAGCAGGCCAGCAAGGGCAAAGACCGAAAGTCGGTGCCCCGCCTGATCGAAGGCGCCGCCGTCACCGGTTGGAAAGCCGCCCTTGGCGAGCTCGCCCTCGTCTACCCCGACCGCGTAAACGCCTACCTGTAAACCCAATGTGACCCACATCACTTACACAAACATCGTGACAAGCTCCCCGCCCGCACACCCGCCTCGGCAACGCCCCACCCGCCGAGTACGAGGCAGCGCACTGCGCTGAGCCCACCAAGTCATCGCGACCGGCAATGACACCTGCATAGACGTGGCATCAACGCGTAGATGTTTCAGTTTCTTCTGTGCTGGAGCTGTGTCAGGTGCTGGACCGGGTGTAGGCAGCGGCGCGCACCACATCGTCGTCCTCCAGTCCAGCTCCTAGAGCTCCGCCCACGGTGGCCAGGCTGGCGGTGAGCCAGCTGATCTTCGCGTAGTCCAAAGCGTTCACTGGGTGACCGGCGACACCGGCCAGTACCTGCTCGTCGATGAGCAGCAGCGCGCCGCCCCAGGACAGGATGAATAAGCCGAGGTAGAACACCACAACCCCGATGGCCACGGTCGCGGTGGTGGCCAAATTGAACAGGATCACCTGCTCACGTTGGGCTCGCCGCCGTGGGCGCTCCCACAAGTCGGCTCCCAGGATCAGGGTGGCACTCACCGCCCCGATCGCCATCACCGCCAGCAGGACCAAGCGCACCGGCCCGTAGGCCATGGCCAGTACCCATAGGTCCGAGGCCACCAATGTCAGCATGCCGGTGGCCGCTGCCACGACCAGCGCCCGGGAGAGCCGGGCCACGAAGGCCCAAGGCTGGTTGGCGCGGATCATGCCCAGCAGCAACCGCACGTTGCCGCTCAGCACTCGGGCCGTGAACTGCACGACGTTGTCGTCCGGGCGTTCGTCGAGATCGGTGGACAGCTGGTGGGCTCTTCGAGCAAGATCCCGCTGGGCGTTGCGGTCTTCGGCGTCGTAGCCCAGGAGCTGCCCGACCACGTGCACGGTGGTCTCTTGCACCTTCTGCCGCACGTGCACGGGTCCCAGGGTTGGGACGGAGACCAGTCCTACCCCGTGCACGGGGCTGAGCTGGGTGAGCACCGGACGTCGGCCGGTCTTCAGGGGGATCTCGGTGAGCACCACGGCCAAATCCCAGTTCTCCTCCAGCACGCGGTTTCGGGCCGCCTCCAGCAGGTCCAAGGTCTCGGTGGGTGGATCGACCAGCCGGTCTTCGGCCATCTTCAGTTGCCAGCGCACTCCCGGATACCGCTGCACCAAAATCTTGCGCACCGAGGTGGTGACATCGGGGCCGAGCATCGCAGTCAGGGATGGTGAGACCACCAGGCCGATGAGCAGCTCGGCATCGGAAAGGGGTTCGGCAGGATCGGCGGTGGATCGGCAACGCTCAGCAGTCACCCCTCCATGGTGAGGCAACCACGGGTCGGATTGCCACTGGCTCGATGGAGCCCCCAAGGTTTCGTGCAGCACCGCGGGCCGGATTCGGTGGTCGCCTCGATCCCGGAAAGAACGGTGCTGCTCACTGCGAAATCCTCTCCCCGCCGACGCCGCCAGCGCGAAGACATCACAGCCAGCGGGCCCGGGACCTGCCGGTGTCGAGGACGGCTTCTCGATGATGCTGCAGTGACGGATCGGTTGAAGTGCTTCGGCGGTGTGGGAGCAGTGATCCGCGTGGGGCCGGTCGATTCCGTTCGGACAGGTGATGCATCGACTGCCCAGCGGCAGAGGCGTGCGTCATCGATGGACGCTAGATCGGGGCAGCGATCGCGAGCCCCCCGGTTAGGAGCAACGCCACCCCGGTGAGTGCGCATACCCTGCCCGCGCCAGTAGTGCTCATGTCGTCCCCGTCTGCCGTGGGGCGGTCGGTGCCGTAGATGACGGCGAGGCCGAGCGCGAGAACGATGGGGAGCAGTATGTAGAGAAGGCTCTGGTAAAGCCACGCGTACGGTACGAAGTGCACTGCTCCGGCGAGGGAGAAGAGGAGCGGAACCAAGGTGTAGCGGCCTCGCACCGTCAGCACGATCAGCAGCGGCAGGACGAGTAGTTGAGAAACAGAAATCAGGATCCCTAGCTGGGTGATGAGCTCGCCACCCGGTCTTGTCTCGAACATCCCTAGCCAGGCCGAGATGCCGAGTGCGACGGGTAGGGCGACCATCCCCTGAAACAAGGTGGCCGTTACCGCCCGCTTGGGCTCGGTGGCGCGCCACAGTGCGGCGCAAGCCAGCCAGGTCGTGCCGTACGCGAGGAGGAAGACCGCCCCGCTGTAGTTGCTTCGCGCGAGATCGACCAGGGCTTCTTCGAGGCCAGACATGGACATGAGTATTGCCGAACGGACGACGCAGACGTCCTGAGCGCGGCAAAGATGCTCCTATTGGTGTCAAGCGGCGTTGAGCCATTCGCGGTAGGCCTGGGCGAGCTGGTCGTCGCGTCGTTTGCCGCGTTCGATCTGGGAGATGGCGGTGGGCCAGACGTGCAGGTCGGTGGCGGCGGCGGCCAGGGTGAGGTTCTTGGCGTGCCGGGCGGGGCGTAGGTCGCTGTAGTCGGGGACGGTGCTCCGGCCGATCAGGGCCTGGTAGATCTCGCGGGCGACGGCGCGCTTGAGGGAGCGGTAGACGTCCTTCTTCGTCCAGTTCCGGGCCAGGTGGGTGTCGCGGTAGGCCCGGGTGCGGGCGTCGTTGGACATGCGGTTGTTCACGATCAGGTGCAGGGCGCTGTTGGCGGCGCGGTCCCCGCCGCGGGAGAGGCGGTGGCGGTCGGTGCGTCCGGAGCTGACCGGGACGGGCGCGGTCCCGCAGAGGGCGGCGAAGGAGGGCCCGGAGCGCAGCCGCTCGGGGTTGTTTCCGGCGGACAGCAGCAGCTGGGCGCCGATCACGGGGCCGACGCCTTTGATCGCGAGCAGTGCCGGGTTCGCCGCGGCCGCGCGGGCGCCGATCCGTGCGGTGAGGTCGGCGATCTCGGTGGTCAGGTGACGGTGGCGGCGGGCCAGGGTGCGCAGGGAGTAGAGGACGTCGGCGTGGTCGGCGTCGGCCACCTGCGCCGGCCGGCAGCCGGCGAGGGTGGCCAGCAGCCGGGCCGGTGGCAGGTCCCGGTGGGTGTCGCGGATCCTGGCGGGGGCGTTGATGAGCAGGGCGCCGATCTGCCGCCACGCGGCCTGCTGCGCCTTCAGCGCGGAGCGGCGGGCCACCATCAACGCGCGCAGCGACTCGATCGAGCCGTCCTTCGTAGGGGTGGTCGCCTCGCCGGAGAGGACCGAGCGGGCGGCCCGGTAGGCGTCGAGGCGGTCGCTCTTGCCGGCCCGTCGGCGCTCGGCCGGGCGGGTGCGGTTGACCTCCACGACCAGGATGCCGGCACCGGCCAGGGCGGTGGTCACGCCGCGGCCGTAGCTGCTGGTGCCCTCCACCCCGACCACGGCCACCGGTCCGTGGCCGGTCAGCCAGGCCACCGCGGCCCGGTACCCGGTGCCGGTGGTGGCGAACTCGTGGTCGGCGACGTCGCGGCCCAGGCCGTCGATGAGCGCGACGTGGATGGTGTCGGTGTGCGAGTCGATGCCACCGACCAGTCCTGCGTGCGGGGTGGGGTTTGTCATGATGGGTGCTGCCCTTCGATCCGATGGGTAGGCACCGTCCGGACCGGGACAGACAGGACATACACCAGGCCCTGCATCGGCCAGGCTCGTATTAGGTCATGACCCGCCCGGGCGGTGCCCAGGTGAGGCGCTCCGGCGGCCGGACCGATCTTTGCAAGGGCAACCCAGCAGGGCGCCAGTCAGACGACGAGTCACGACCACCGGAGCACTTGCCATCATGTATGTCGGACGAGCGTAGCCGTCCTCCACGCGGCATGATCGGACGAGCGTAGCCGTCCTCAGCGCGGCATGAGCGGTCTTGCGCGCCTTGCCGTCAGGGCGGCGAAATGAGTGCCAGGAGACGGGTCGCTCGATAGCGTTGCTCTCATGACCACCGTCGTACCGATATTGCCTGTAGCTGACGCGGACAACGCTTTGTCGTGGTGGCGGCGCCTGGGGTTCGTCGAGAGCTTCCGGCACCAGTTTGAGACTGACTTCCCCCGATTCGTCGGGATCGAGCGGGACGGGTGCCAGATCTACCTCTCGGAGCACCAAGGTGATGCGTCGGGGCCAGGCCTGATCTATCTGTGGGTCAGCGATGTCGACGCAGTTGCAGCCGAGTTCGGCGCAGCCGTCGAGGACATGCCATGGGCGCGGGACTGCGAAATTAGTGACCCCGATGGCAACCGCGTGCGTGTCGCGACAACTGTTCCGGGCTAGGTGCGCGCTCATCGGCGTGAGGGTGATGTCACGACCCTCGACGCGAGGACTGTCTCGGCGAGCACACCGCGCGTTCGGTGGACCATCCGACTCTCGGCGGATCCGGTCTGTCACGATCATGGCCGTCTCGTCCGCCCCCATCCGCAGCGGGTACGGATCCCCCCGGGTCGCGGGCGTTCGACGCACCGTAGCGTTGATGGCAACCATTGGCGACGCCCGGTGGGGTCCAGGGCAACCATCTGCGACGCTCGGTGGGGTTCAGGGCGACCATCGGCGACGCTCGGTCGGAGGGGGGACGGGGGCTACTCGCTGATGCCGGTGCGCTCGACGCCCTGCACGATCCAGCGCTGGAGCAGCAGGAACATCAGCAGCAGGGGCAGGATGGCGACGAGGGCGGCGGCGAAGAGCAGGCTGACCTGGGAGGTCTGCGCGGTGAGGTAGGTCGACAGGGCGATCTGGACGGTCCACGAGTCGGGGGTGCGCCCGATGACCAGGGGCCACAGGAAGGCGTTCCACGACCCGATGAAGGTGATGGTGCCGATCGCCGCGGCGAAGCCGCCGGAGTTGGGGACGACCACCCGCCAGAAGGTGCCCCACCACGAGAGCCCGTCGAGCGCGGCCGCCTCCTCGATCTCCTTGGGGAAGGAGAGGAAGAACTGCCGGAAGAGGAAGGTGGCCAGCGCCTGGAAGAGCCCGGGCACGATGAGGCCCCGCAGGGTCGAGATCCAGCCCAGGGTCGACACCAGGACGAAGCTGGGCACGAAGGTCACGGCCGCCGGGATGAGCAGGGTCACCGTGATGAGCCAGAACACCGCGTTGGACCAGCGGTAGGGGATCCGCGCCAGCCCGTAGCCGGCCATGCCCGACAGCACGAGCACCCCGACGGTCTGGCTCACGGCGATGAGCGTGCTGTTGAGCAAGGCCCGGCCCATCGGGACGGTCGGGTTGTCGAAGACCGCCCGCAGGTTGCCCCACTCCCACGTGGGCGGCAGCCAGTGCCACGTGGCCGACGTGAGGTCGGCCTCGGTGCTGAACGCCCCGCGCACGAGCAGGTAGAAGGGCACGAGGAAGAGCAGCGTCCCGAGCCCAAGCAGGACCCGGCGGAGCACGGCATACCGACGACGTTCGTGCAGCATCCTCAGTCCCTCCCGCCGAGTCGCAGCAACCGGGTCTGGGCCAGCGCCAGCGCCGCGATGAGCACGGTGAGGATCACCGCGCCCGCGCTGCCGTCACCGAAGTTCTGCCCCGTCCCGAGCGCCGTGTAGTAGAGGTAGACGAGCGGGGGACGGGCGTAGGGCGGGTAGCCGCCGAAGCCGGACAGGATGTTGTAGAACTCGTCGAAGGCCTGGAAGGCATTGATGAGCAGCAGGAGCAGCACGGCCGTCGACGCCGGGACGAGCTGCGGCCAGGTGATGTGGCGGAAGACCTGCCAGCCCTCGGCGCCGTCGATCGCGGCCGCCTCGTAGAGGTTCGTCGGGACCCGCTGGAGGGCGGCGAGGAAGAGGATCATGTAGAAGCCCACCTGCAGCCAGAGCCGGGCCGAGACGATGACGAGCCAGTACCACGGCGGGTCGGTGAGGGACAGCCACGGGATCGGGCTCGCGCCGACGAGGCCGAGGAGGGCGTTCGCGACGCCGGAGCGCATCCCCGAGAAGATCGACATCTTCCAGATCAGTGCCGCGACGACGTAGGAGCACGCCACGGGCAGGAAGAACACGGACCGGAAGAACGCCTGCATCACCCGGGTCCGCGCGACGAGCACGGCGGTGAGCAACGACAGGGCGAAGGTCGTGGGGACGATGAAGGCCGCGAAGACGACGAAGGTGAGCAGCGAGTCGCGGAAGGCCCGGTCGGTGAGCATGTCGCGGTAGTTCGCCATCCCGACGAACTCGGTCGGCGTCACCGTGTTGTAGGCCTCGAAGAAGGAGAGGTAGATGCTCCAGCCGATGGGCACATAGATGAAGAGCACCAGGCCGGCGAAGAACGGGCCGACGAAGACCCAGAACCACAGGTTGACGTCCTGGCGACCACGGAGCCGCGCGAGCATCAGCCGGTGACCCGCTCCAGCTCGTCCTCGACGATCGGCACCAGCGCGTCCAGCTCGGACTGCGGGTCGGCACCGTCACGCACGATGCGGCTCATCATGTCGCTCCACGCGGTCGCGCTCCGGGGGGTCCACAGCAGCGGGGTCTGGGCGTGGCCGAACTCCTTGACGTAGGACGCCGCGTCCGCAGCGGGCCCGGAGGACAGCACGTCGGCCTCGGGGATGAGGCTCACCCGGGAGGGCACGTGGAAGCCGTAGGCGGTGGCGAAGTCGAGCTGCTTGTCGGTCTGCTCGATCCACAGCCACCGCACGAACGCCTTGGCCGCCTCCACGTCCGCCGCGCGGGTCGACACGCAGGCGCCGTAGGCCCCGACCGGGACCGAGGGTGCGCCGCCCTCCAGGACGGGCCAGGGGATCGCGCCGAAGTCGTCGCCGAGCGCCTCGCTGATGGCCGGGAAGGTCCACAGCCCGGTCCACTGCATCGCCGCCCGGCCGGAGATGAAGGCCTCCGCGTCGAACCAGTCCTTGGCCTCGCCGAGCAGCAGCGTCTCGTCGGTCCACAGGGTCCGCAGCGTCGACAGGGCCTCCGCGGCGCCGGCGTCCTGGAAGCCCACCCGGTCGCCGTCGAGGTAGTCCAGCCCGGCCGCCCAGAGCATCGGGCCACCGAGCAGGCCGGCCCCGCCGTCGTTGCCGAGGAAGAGCCCCTTGACGTCGCCGCGGGTCAGCTCCTGCGCCGCCGCCAGTAGCTCGGGGATCTGCTGCGGGGGCTGCACGCCGGCCTCCTCGAGCAGGCTCTTGCGGTAGACCAGCACCTGCATGTCGAGGACCTGGGGGACGGCCCAGATCCGGCCGTCGTAGCTCATCCGTTCGATGAGCGAGGGGGTGAAGTCGTCCAGGGTGTCCCCGAAGAGGTCGGTGAGGTCGGCGACCTGCTCGCCGCGGATCATGTCGATCGTCGGGCCGTTGCCGTACTCGAAGACATCCGGTCCGGAGTCGGTGAGCAGCGAGGCCGCGGTGGACTGGTCGTAGTCGCCGGGCTTCCACGAGACGGTGACGTCGGCGGCGTCGTACTCCGCGGCATACCGCTCGACGGCCTCCTGGGTGCCGGCCTCGCCGTACTGGTGGTACCACTGGGCGATGCTCGGGCGGCCTGCGCCGCTCGCGCTGCCACCGTCCGGGGTCGGGGTGCCGCCGCGGCCGGTGTTGTCGCCGCACGCCGCGAGGGTGGCGCCGAGCGCGCCCACGCCGCCGAGCGTGAGCAGGCGGCGACGGGACAGGGGTGGCATCGGGCGGTGGGGGCGGGCCATCGTGGTCCTCCTGGTGCGGGTGCGGTGGCAACCTGACGTGAGTGTCAGCATATTCCGCGACGCGGCCGCCGGGATCACCGTGACGGGTGAGGTCACGATTCGGCAACATCGGGAGGGGCGGGCAACGTCGGCGCAGGCCGGTCGCGTCTACTGGTGAGGAATCCGACGAAGGGGAGCACGATGAGCAGGCAG
Encoded here:
- a CDS encoding transposase — its product is MLTVNLLLGRRPGTYTDHLTPPGRALLYLSNGIRTALPDARIAVDKWHLVALANLMVTQVRQRITRQLHGRRGTATDKVWASRQLLLTGYEHLTVKQKARFNPALAPEDPTNEIAAAHAVKERLRLLLAEHQPHQIRRRLYDFYDAAARADMEETSRLATTIDTWWPAVLVALTEDVTNARTEGFNRIIKQTKRVGCGFTNMDNYRRRIMVHIALTRGQRPAA
- a CDS encoding carbohydrate ABC transporter permease; protein product: MLARLRGRQDVNLWFWVFVGPFFAGLVLFIYVPIGWSIYLSFFEAYNTVTPTEFVGMANYRDMLTDRAFRDSLLTFVVFAAFIVPTTFALSLLTAVLVARTRVMQAFFRSVFFLPVACSYVVAALIWKMSIFSGMRSGVANALLGLVGASPIPWLSLTDPPWYWLVIVSARLWLQVGFYMILFLAALQRVPTNLYEAAAIDGAEGWQVFRHITWPQLVPASTAVLLLLLINAFQAFDEFYNILSGFGGYPPYARPPLVYLYYTALGTGQNFGDGSAGAVILTVLIAALALAQTRLLRLGGRD
- a CDS encoding ABC transporter substrate-binding protein produces the protein MARPHRPMPPLSRRRLLTLGGVGALGATLAACGDNTGRGGTPTPDGGSASGAGRPSIAQWYHQYGEAGTQEAVERYAAEYDAADVTVSWKPGDYDQSTAASLLTDSGPDVFEYGNGPTIDMIRGEQVADLTDLFGDTLDDFTPSLIERMSYDGRIWAVPQVLDMQVLVYRKSLLEEAGVQPPQQIPELLAAAQELTRGDVKGLFLGNDGGAGLLGGPMLWAAGLDYLDGDRVGFQDAGAAEALSTLRTLWTDETLLLGEAKDWFDAEAFISGRAAMQWTGLWTFPAISEALGDDFGAIPWPVLEGGAPSVPVGAYGACVSTRAADVEAAKAFVRWLWIEQTDKQLDFATAYGFHVPSRVSLIPEADVLSSGPAADAASYVKEFGHAQTPLLWTPRSATAWSDMMSRIVRDGADPQSELDALVPIVEDELERVTG
- a CDS encoding carbohydrate ABC transporter permease, which codes for MLHERRRYAVLRRVLLGLGTLLFLVPFYLLVRGAFSTEADLTSATWHWLPPTWEWGNLRAVFDNPTVPMGRALLNSTLIAVSQTVGVLVLSGMAGYGLARIPYRWSNAVFWLITVTLLIPAAVTFVPSFVLVSTLGWISTLRGLIVPGLFQALATFLFRQFFLSFPKEIEEAAALDGLSWWGTFWRVVVPNSGGFAAAIGTITFIGSWNAFLWPLVIGRTPDSWTVQIALSTYLTAQTSQVSLLFAAALVAILPLLLMFLLLQRWIVQGVERTGISE
- a CDS encoding IS110 family transposase, coding for MTNPTPHAGLVGGIDSHTDTIHVALIDGLGRDVADHEFATTGTGYRAAVAWLTGHGPVAVVGVEGTSSYGRGVTTALAGAGILVVEVNRTRPAERRRAGKSDRLDAYRAARSVLSGEATTPTKDGSIESLRALMVARRSALKAQQAAWRQIGALLINAPARIRDTHRDLPPARLLATLAGCRPAQVADADHADVLYSLRTLARRHRHLTTEIADLTARIGARAAAANPALLAIKGVGPVIGAQLLLSAGNNPERLRSGPSFAALCGTAPVPVSSGRTDRHRLSRGGDRAANSALHLIVNNRMSNDARTRAYRDTHLARNWTKKDVYRSLKRAVAREIYQALIGRSTVPDYSDLRPARHAKNLTLAAAATDLHVWPTAISQIERGKRRDDQLAQAYREWLNAA
- a CDS encoding glyoxalase superfamily protein, with translation MTTVVPILPVADADNALSWWRRLGFVESFRHQFETDFPRFVGIERDGCQIYLSEHQGDASGPGLIYLWVSDVDAVAAEFGAAVEDMPWARDCEISDPDGNRVRVATTVPG
- a CDS encoding IS256 family transposase, producing MTHDEMRAEDLDQVEVEHRAAAARLREEFFDDELVDKLLAATGERGVSLTGAGGFLPEMIKTVLERGMGAELTDHLGYAKGDAAGRGSGNSRNGTTPKTVGTEVGDIALDQPRDRNSTFSSALVPKGARRLGGLEDMIISLYAGGMTVRDIQHHLGATLGTELSHETISNVTDAVLEEVKAWQSRPLEAFYPVIYLDALVVKVRDGSHVTNRSAHVAVGVDMDGVKHVLGIWVQATEGAKFWAGVCAQLANRGVKDVLIVCCDGLTGLAEAIEATWPHAMVQTCVVHLIRASMRFVSYADRKAVAAMLRPIYTAADEDAALMALAAFADSNLGKKYPAAVATWENAWDRFIPFLAFGPALRKVIYTTNSIESLNYQLRKIIKNRGHFPSDEAVIKLLWLAIMNIEDKRARERAKQASKGKDRKSVPRLIEGAAVTGWKAALGELALVYPDRVNAYL
- a CDS encoding DUF7010 family protein, translating into MSGLEEALVDLARSNYSGAVFLLAYGTTWLACAALWRATEPKRAVTATLFQGMVALPVALGISAWLGMFETRPGGELITQLGILISVSQLLVLPLLIVLTVRGRYTLVPLLFSLAGAVHFVPYAWLYQSLLYILLPIVLALGLAVIYGTDRPTADGDDMSTTGAGRVCALTGVALLLTGGLAIAAPI